In Nasonia vitripennis strain AsymCx chromosome 2, Nvit_psr_1.1, whole genome shotgun sequence, a genomic segment contains:
- the LOC100117429 gene encoding male-specific lethal 3 homolog isoform X1, whose amino-acid sequence MEPRKWTISRSWKSPAQNYGEKVLCYEPDPTKAKVLYDSKVLDVIVNKDQRGRKAVEYLIHFQGWNSSWDRCVTEEYVLKDTEENRQLQRDLAQKAQLQLGAYLYRRERKKRSHKFSERSTESGTEAKRRARSSGSRATSATTGSSEDGSSGQHEDYDTEDIVTEEDTESSSDYEEESSGDEDSGGGSQSGASMRPGVDLEIGHALKRVLEQDYDLINNKNKLAVLPAQPTVISILESWVQHYTTTHLANIPDKPQRNNKVQNSLEKTISDINICREIADGIRIYFDFTLSDLLLYKHEKEQYSTMKFIPVVTSTEESAPVKDEMVESEIVIKEEVEDPEFAHLPPFQEQEPESEKTATPAMTSTRRKLRSCRLSSVEEPKPPRPVEEIKQETGNLSSMNSMASTSSRCSSPRGVALRMNMPVINSAKIAPLLEEANKWRLMPENTSKESNPEPSKIYGAIHLVRLFVKLPDLIQMTDISDKKLKTLLKYLDMFLSYLEMHREWFGEQFYTQRTSSSEEPTANP is encoded by the exons ATGGAGCCAAGAAAATGGACGATTTCGCGGTCATGGAAATCGCCGGCCCAGAATT aTGGTGAGAAAGTTCTGTGTTACGAACCCGACCCAACGAAAGCCAAAGTACTTTACGACTCTAAG GTTCTAGATGTGATTGTCAACAAGGATCAAAGAGGGAGAAAAGCTGTCGAATATTTGATACACTTTCAG GGATGGAATTCTTCATGGGATCGTTGTGTTACGGAAGAATACGTACTCAAGGATACAGAAGAAAATCGTCAGTTACAGAGGGACCTTGCTCAGAAAGCACAGTTGCAGCT TGGGGCGTATTTATATAGGAGAGAACGCAAAAAGAGAAGTCACAAATTCTCTGAGCGTTCAACAGAATCAGGCACGGAAGCCAAACGCAGAGCTCGTAGCAGTGGTAGTCGGGCTACATCTGCTACAACAGGCTCATCAGAAGACGGTAGTTCTGGACAGCATGAGGATTATGACACTGAG GACATTGTTACAGAAGAAGATACAGAAAGCAGTTCAGATTATGAAGAAGAATCATCAGGTGACGAAGATAGTGGTGGTGGAAGTCAATCAGGTGCAAGCATGAGGCCCGGTGTAGATCTCGAGATAGGACATGCTCTAAAGCGTGTTTTAGAACAAGATTATGacttaattaataataagaataag CTTGCTGTTTTGCCAGCTCAACCAACagttataagtattttagaaTCATGGGTACAACATTACACAACGACGCATTTAGCGAACATTCCCGACAAACCacaaagaaataataaagtacAAAATAGTTTGGAGAAAACGATCAGtgatataaatatttgtaGAGAAATTGCAGATGGTATACGGATATATTTTGACTTTACGTTAAGTGATCTTCTTTTGTACAAACATGAAAAAGAACAGTATTCCACTATGAAATTTATACCTGTAGTAACAAGCACGGAGGAATCTGCTCCGGTTAAGGATGAAATGGTTGA ATCTGAAATAGTTATTAAGGAGGAAGTCGAAGATCCAGAATTTGCCCATCTGCCACCATTTCAGGAACAGGAACCTGAATCAGAAAAAACTGCTACACCGGCTATGACGAGCACAAGACGTAAATTACGATCGTGTCGTCTGAGTTCTGTAGAGGAGCCAAAGCCACCCAGACCTGTTGAAGAGATAAAACAGGAAACTGGAAATTTATCGAG CATGAACAGTATGGCTAGTACAAGTTCGAGGTGCTCGAGTCCCCGTGGTGTCGCATTAAGGATGAATATGCCTGTCATAAATTCTGCAAAAATAGCTCCTTTGCTTGAGGAAGCTAATAAATGGCGATTGATGCCTGAaaacacatcaaaggaatcCAATCCAGAACCATCAAAGATCTATGGCGCTATACATTTGGTTCGTCTCTTTG TAAAATTGCCGGATCTAATTCAGATGACCGATATATctgataaaaaattgaaaactttaTTGAAATACCTGGACATGTTTTTAAG TTATTTGGAAATGCACAGAGAATGGTTTGGCGAACAATTTTATACGCAAAGAACAAGTTCTTCTGAGGAACCGACGGCAAATCCTTGA
- the LOC100117429 gene encoding male-specific lethal 3 homolog isoform X2: MVSTRGPKFKFSDGEKVLCYEPDPTKAKVLYDSKVLDVIVNKDQRGRKAVEYLIHFQGWNSSWDRCVTEEYVLKDTEENRQLQRDLAQKAQLQLGAYLYRRERKKRSHKFSERSTESGTEAKRRARSSGSRATSATTGSSEDGSSGQHEDYDTEDIVTEEDTESSSDYEEESSGDEDSGGGSQSGASMRPGVDLEIGHALKRVLEQDYDLINNKNKLAVLPAQPTVISILESWVQHYTTTHLANIPDKPQRNNKVQNSLEKTISDINICREIADGIRIYFDFTLSDLLLYKHEKEQYSTMKFIPVVTSTEESAPVKDEMVESEIVIKEEVEDPEFAHLPPFQEQEPESEKTATPAMTSTRRKLRSCRLSSVEEPKPPRPVEEIKQETGNLSSMNSMASTSSRCSSPRGVALRMNMPVINSAKIAPLLEEANKWRLMPENTSKESNPEPSKIYGAIHLVRLFVKLPDLIQMTDISDKKLKTLLKYLDMFLSYLEMHREWFGEQFYTQRTSSSEEPTANP, encoded by the exons atggtATCAACCCGAGGGCccaaattcaaattttcagaTGGTGAGAAAGTTCTGTGTTACGAACCCGACCCAACGAAAGCCAAAGTACTTTACGACTCTAAG GTTCTAGATGTGATTGTCAACAAGGATCAAAGAGGGAGAAAAGCTGTCGAATATTTGATACACTTTCAG GGATGGAATTCTTCATGGGATCGTTGTGTTACGGAAGAATACGTACTCAAGGATACAGAAGAAAATCGTCAGTTACAGAGGGACCTTGCTCAGAAAGCACAGTTGCAGCT TGGGGCGTATTTATATAGGAGAGAACGCAAAAAGAGAAGTCACAAATTCTCTGAGCGTTCAACAGAATCAGGCACGGAAGCCAAACGCAGAGCTCGTAGCAGTGGTAGTCGGGCTACATCTGCTACAACAGGCTCATCAGAAGACGGTAGTTCTGGACAGCATGAGGATTATGACACTGAG GACATTGTTACAGAAGAAGATACAGAAAGCAGTTCAGATTATGAAGAAGAATCATCAGGTGACGAAGATAGTGGTGGTGGAAGTCAATCAGGTGCAAGCATGAGGCCCGGTGTAGATCTCGAGATAGGACATGCTCTAAAGCGTGTTTTAGAACAAGATTATGacttaattaataataagaataag CTTGCTGTTTTGCCAGCTCAACCAACagttataagtattttagaaTCATGGGTACAACATTACACAACGACGCATTTAGCGAACATTCCCGACAAACCacaaagaaataataaagtacAAAATAGTTTGGAGAAAACGATCAGtgatataaatatttgtaGAGAAATTGCAGATGGTATACGGATATATTTTGACTTTACGTTAAGTGATCTTCTTTTGTACAAACATGAAAAAGAACAGTATTCCACTATGAAATTTATACCTGTAGTAACAAGCACGGAGGAATCTGCTCCGGTTAAGGATGAAATGGTTGA ATCTGAAATAGTTATTAAGGAGGAAGTCGAAGATCCAGAATTTGCCCATCTGCCACCATTTCAGGAACAGGAACCTGAATCAGAAAAAACTGCTACACCGGCTATGACGAGCACAAGACGTAAATTACGATCGTGTCGTCTGAGTTCTGTAGAGGAGCCAAAGCCACCCAGACCTGTTGAAGAGATAAAACAGGAAACTGGAAATTTATCGAG CATGAACAGTATGGCTAGTACAAGTTCGAGGTGCTCGAGTCCCCGTGGTGTCGCATTAAGGATGAATATGCCTGTCATAAATTCTGCAAAAATAGCTCCTTTGCTTGAGGAAGCTAATAAATGGCGATTGATGCCTGAaaacacatcaaaggaatcCAATCCAGAACCATCAAAGATCTATGGCGCTATACATTTGGTTCGTCTCTTTG TAAAATTGCCGGATCTAATTCAGATGACCGATATATctgataaaaaattgaaaactttaTTGAAATACCTGGACATGTTTTTAAG TTATTTGGAAATGCACAGAGAATGGTTTGGCGAACAATTTTATACGCAAAGAACAAGTTCTTCTGAGGAACCGACGGCAAATCCTTGA